The Chloroflexota bacterium genome includes a window with the following:
- the sdhC gene encoding succinate dehydrogenase, cytochrome b556 subunit: MAQALESIYYTISYRGREGHWAWLLHRVAGIGILLFLFLHIVDIFLVGVGEEIFTKFLFIYSHPLFKVAELALIFGVLYHAFNGVRIILVDFRPERFSNWKTQRTMFRIVLVVTLIFFIPAAITTIGPLFHFEPPWWIPL, translated from the coding sequence ATGGCGCAGGCGTTGGAATCCATTTATTACACGATTAGCTACCGCGGGCGCGAGGGCCACTGGGCCTGGTTATTGCATCGTGTCGCTGGCATCGGAATCCTTCTCTTCCTCTTTTTGCACATCGTCGACATCTTTTTGGTCGGGGTCGGCGAGGAGATATTCACAAAGTTTCTCTTCATCTACAGCCATCCGCTTTTCAAAGTAGCAGAGTTGGCCTTGATCTTCGGGGTGTTGTATCACGCGTTCAACGGTGTACGGATCATTCTGGTGGATTTTCGACCGGAACGGTTTTCTAACTGGAAGACGCAACGGACGATGTTCCGCATTGTCCTGGTCGTGACATTGATCTTCTTTATTCCGGCCGCCATAACGACGATTGGGCCCCTCTTCCACTTCGAGCCCCCCTGGTGGATTCCGCTGTAA
- a CDS encoding succinate dehydrogenase, translated as MTTMATSQVTGSRSRFEALSWYFMRISGLVLLFVAVGHLMFMHVLLGVDRIDYSVIIGRWASPFWQLYDLALLLFALLHGANGGRWVIDDWVHPRGWNLFVKTLLYGIVLILFLMGAQVIFTYQPSSTAINAFFNTLL; from the coding sequence ATGACAACAATGGCGACTTCTCAGGTCACGGGGAGCAGAAGCAGGTTCGAAGCCCTCTCCTGGTATTTCATGAGAATCAGTGGTTTGGTCCTTCTCTTTGTCGCGGTCGGCCATCTGATGTTCATGCACGTTCTTCTCGGTGTCGACCGCATCGATTACAGCGTGATCATCGGTCGTTGGGCGAGCCCCTTTTGGCAGCTCTATGATCTGGCCTTGCTGTTATTCGCCTTGCTGCACGGCGCCAACGGTGGGCGCTGGGTCATCGATGACTGGGTCCATCCCCGAGGCTGGAATCTATTCGTCAAGACCCTGTTGTATGGTATCGTATTGATCCTTTTCCTCATGGGTGCCCAGGTCATTTTTACCTATCAGCCATCAAGCACGGCGATCAACGCGTTCTTTAACACGTTGC